The nucleotide window TTTGATGGCTGATATCCCGCTGGTAACACCAGAGAGCATAAATAAGATGATAGAGCGGACTGAGGATGTGGTGGTAGCGCCGGGCAGGAAAGGAGGTACAAATGCACTCTTCCTTCGTAGACCTTTTCTCTTCTCCGTATCTTATTATGGAATCAGTTGCATTGAGCATCTGAACAGAGCAAGGAGGAGTAATCTAACTTATGCGATTCACGATTCCTTCTTTATGAGTGTTGATATAGATGAAGTGGAGGACCTGACGGAGTTGCTAATTCACGGTCTGGGTTCTTATTCGGCTTTATATCTGGATGAGATCGGAGTCCATCTCCATGCCAATAAGGGCTCAGAGGTACATGCGGAAGTGGTGAGATGAGCTCATTTCTTCCTACACAGGCTCGAGCCAGCACATATACCGCTCCTCCCTGGCATTCACCACATCAAAGAACTTACGCTGTATCTCCTCTGTTATCTTTCCCCTCTTGCCTTCTCCTATCTTCACACCATCTATCTCCCTTATCGCCGATACCTCTGCTGCTGTACCGGTGAAGAAAGCTTCGTCAGCATTCAGTAGTTCCTCCTTCTCCACTCGCTTTTCCAACACCTCATAGCCCATATCGC belongs to Methanophagales archaeon and includes:
- the cofC gene encoding 2-phospho-L-lactate guanylyltransferase, with protein sequence MKAIVPFKKEGAKSRLSRLLTRIEREELALRMLNDVLVALSRSAVDEVEILTTGSTGELMAELEKTVTKVRSDSRGLNAALNAAIAQQEQPVLILMADIPLVTPESINKMIERTEDVVVAPGRKGGTNALFLRRPFLFSVSYYGISCIEHLNRARRSNLTYAIHDSFFMSVDIDEVEDLTELLIHGLGSYSALYLDEIGVHLHANKGSEVHAEVVR